From Zhongshania aliphaticivorans, one genomic window encodes:
- a CDS encoding c-type cytochrome, producing the protein MVIALIILGLVIITVLFHLYSPWWLTPIASNWGAIDTTIEISFWITGLVFIAVNCFLAWVVWRYKHTGKHQAHYEPESKKLELWLTGLTAIGVIAMLTPGLIAWAKVVNVPSEATNVEAIGQQWQWTFRFPGADGELGGADARFVTATNPYGIDPEDPKGQDDLIVNSHQLHLPVGKPVKMLLRSNDVLHNFAVPQFRVKMDLVPGTVTYQWFEPSRVGTFDILCEELCGVAHFTMRAQVIIEEEDAYLAWLNRQPTFAQTQRSPAPDLVAGKQLYSTCAACHGVNGGGLAAMQAPNLSGLAAWYMDRQLRYYREGIRGAHPADSSGQQMAAMAKSVTKAEDLHNLLAYIESLPVVAAPATLGGDPARGAQVYQPCVVCHGANGQGTAALQAPQLAGQADWYLYTQLKYFSTGWRGKHPKDQYGSQMRLMTSTIQSPERLQDLLAYIATLPVSGSHQEQLARATIAEGVQQP; encoded by the coding sequence ATGGTAATAGCACTAATTATTTTAGGACTGGTGATTATCACGGTTCTGTTCCATCTCTACAGCCCTTGGTGGCTGACGCCCATTGCGTCTAACTGGGGTGCTATCGACACCACTATCGAAATCTCCTTCTGGATTACCGGCCTGGTTTTCATTGCCGTTAACTGCTTTTTAGCGTGGGTAGTGTGGCGCTATAAACATACCGGTAAGCATCAGGCGCATTATGAACCGGAAAGTAAAAAACTTGAATTATGGCTTACCGGTCTCACCGCCATCGGCGTTATCGCCATGCTCACCCCCGGTTTAATTGCCTGGGCTAAGGTTGTGAATGTGCCGAGCGAGGCGACGAATGTTGAGGCAATTGGTCAGCAGTGGCAGTGGACCTTTCGGTTCCCCGGCGCGGACGGTGAGCTTGGCGGTGCCGATGCACGCTTTGTTACTGCGACAAACCCCTATGGTATTGATCCTGAAGATCCCAAAGGTCAAGACGATCTCATCGTAAACAGCCATCAATTGCATCTGCCAGTGGGCAAACCGGTGAAGATGCTTTTGCGCTCAAATGATGTGTTACACAATTTTGCGGTGCCGCAATTTCGAGTAAAAATGGATTTGGTGCCAGGCACCGTGACCTATCAATGGTTTGAACCTAGCCGGGTTGGCACCTTTGATATTCTTTGTGAAGAGCTCTGCGGCGTCGCGCACTTTACCATGCGCGCCCAAGTGATTATTGAGGAAGAAGACGCCTATTTAGCGTGGTTGAACCGCCAGCCGACCTTTGCCCAAACTCAGCGTAGCCCAGCGCCAGACCTAGTGGCGGGCAAACAGCTGTATTCTACGTGTGCCGCCTGTCACGGCGTGAACGGCGGTGGTTTGGCCGCAATGCAGGCACCTAATTTAAGTGGCTTGGCGGCGTGGTATATGGACCGCCAGCTGCGCTATTACCGCGAGGGCATTCGCGGGGCTCACCCTGCAGACAGCAGCGGCCAACAAATGGCCGCTATGGCGAAGTCGGTGACTAAGGCTGAAGATCTACACAATCTGCTCGCCTATATTGAAAGCCTGCCCGTGGTGGCTGCGCCCGCTACCTTGGGTGGTGACCCTGCACGCGGCGCCCAGGTTTACCAGCCTTGTGTCGTTTGTCATGGCGCTAATGGCCAGGGCACTGCGGCATTGCAAGCGCCGCAACTGGCAGGGCAGGCCGATTGGTATTTATACACGCAGCTAAAATATTTCAGCACCGGCTGGCGGGGCAAGCACCCCAAAGATCAGTACGGTTCCCAAATGCGCTTAATGACCAGCACGATTCAAAGCCCTGAACGTCTGCAAGATTTACTGGCGTATATCGCGACCTTGCCAGTGTCGGGTAGCCATCAAGAACAGCTTGCACGGGCAACAATTGCAGAGGGGGTGCAACAACCATGA
- a CDS encoding Lrp/AsnC family transcriptional regulator, with the protein MSANLSRQDVNILSILQSDASKTSSEVADIVGMSQSPCWRRINRIEQDGLILKKVAVLNRQTLGMDLVVFATVNLTTSGRQNLVEFESSVRNFDEVVECYTMTGIWDYMLKIIVKDIRNYESFVRDRLLALPMIRELHSHIAVTEIKNTTELPLKTQL; encoded by the coding sequence ATGAGTGCCAATTTAAGCCGCCAAGACGTTAATATTCTTAGTATTTTGCAATCTGATGCCAGCAAAACCTCAAGTGAGGTTGCGGATATTGTTGGCATGTCGCAGTCGCCCTGCTGGCGACGTATTAATCGAATTGAACAAGACGGCCTCATTCTCAAGAAAGTCGCAGTTCTCAATCGGCAAACACTCGGTATGGATTTGGTGGTGTTTGCCACTGTCAATTTAACAACCTCTGGCCGCCAAAATCTGGTGGAATTTGAATCGTCAGTTCGCAATTTTGACGAGGTCGTCGAGTGCTACACCATGACGGGGATCTGGGACTATATGTTAAAAATAATTGTGAAGGACATCCGCAATTACGAAAGTTTTGTTCGTGACCGCCTATTAGCCCTGCCAATGATTCGCGAACTGCACTCTCATATCGCCGTAACCGAAATTAAAAACACCACCGAGTTACCACTAAAAACTCAACTTTAG
- a CDS encoding SDR family NAD(P)-dependent oxidoreductase produces MAILENKVAVVTGGGQGVGAGIALALAAEGAVVAVLGRTLAKLEATCAEIHHRGGEAQAFVCDVTEAEDIDAAIMEVVDEFGSIDILVNNAQIVPLGRLLEINDDEYQEGMDSGPLATFRFMKACYPFLRGDGSIVNLASSAAMRSDSAGFGAYAAAKEAIRALSRAAACEWGEDNVRVNCIMPLAMSPAMSRWVEGGGDDVEDFLSTVPLGRVGDCEEDVGRVVVFLCGPDASYITGHTLPIDGGQAFLR; encoded by the coding sequence ATGGCTATTTTGGAGAATAAAGTTGCGGTAGTCACCGGCGGTGGTCAGGGAGTCGGCGCTGGTATTGCACTTGCGCTCGCCGCCGAGGGCGCTGTGGTTGCGGTGCTGGGGCGCACATTAGCCAAGTTGGAAGCCACCTGTGCTGAAATTCACCACCGTGGTGGTGAGGCCCAAGCCTTTGTTTGTGACGTTACCGAGGCCGAGGATATCGACGCCGCCATAATGGAAGTTGTCGATGAATTTGGCAGTATCGATATTCTGGTCAACAATGCTCAAATTGTTCCCCTTGGTCGTCTCCTCGAGATAAATGATGACGAATACCAAGAGGGCATGGATTCTGGCCCGCTTGCCACCTTTCGCTTTATGAAAGCCTGTTATCCCTTTTTACGCGGTGATGGCAGTATTGTTAATCTCGCCAGCTCCGCGGCAATGCGTTCCGACTCCGCCGGGTTTGGCGCCTACGCGGCAGCAAAAGAGGCCATTCGAGCATTGAGTCGAGCTGCGGCCTGTGAATGGGGCGAAGACAATGTCAGGGTTAACTGCATTATGCCCCTGGCGATGTCACCCGCAATGAGTCGCTGGGTTGAAGGCGGTGGTGATGACGTAGAAGACTTTCTTAGTACGGTTCCCCTTGGTCGCGTGGGCGATTGCGAGGAAGACGTTGGCCGCGTGGTGGTGTTTTTGTGTGGTCCCGATGCGAGTTACATCACCGGCCATACCTTGCCTATTGACGGTGGCCAAGCCTTTTTGCGTTAA
- a CDS encoding helix-turn-helix transcriptional regulator, whose protein sequence is MLIDPAFDEIIATIYQGPLEEEPWQDFLSVLCKLMGAVSVTLVLNPPSEKGLGVLRVVGGNLEGIARYQERLFAMDPFQSLRPGEVKSLMELVPGENWLESELYNLCMKPAGLYDSLGVDIHVPGEMDAGLRVARGEQSPSFNKADRDLIYTLLPHLERALRLHVRLNKIESERALYAGAVESLSLATIILDENGRVLSCNRMAEHLIIREPDVRVEDGRLILGDQATTKKLQRLIDRILSHKVGDEPTVVEAMRVCRDGDFSDLGVIARPVPMTEWSEGKSVPTVAIFISDPEYGAEAPVAVIIQLFGFTPTEAQLSLLLADGLSLDEASAALGMSRNTARTHLRSIFSKTGVSRQTLLVRLILKSVAQLAD, encoded by the coding sequence ATGCTTATTGATCCCGCATTTGATGAAATTATTGCCACAATCTATCAGGGGCCGCTCGAGGAGGAGCCGTGGCAGGATTTTCTGTCAGTGTTGTGTAAGCTGATGGGCGCCGTATCGGTGACTTTGGTGCTGAATCCACCCTCGGAGAAGGGTTTGGGGGTGCTGAGGGTGGTGGGAGGCAATTTGGAAGGTATTGCTCGCTATCAAGAGCGTCTTTTCGCTATGGATCCGTTTCAGTCGTTGCGGCCCGGCGAAGTGAAAAGTTTAATGGAACTCGTGCCCGGTGAGAACTGGCTAGAGAGCGAACTTTATAATCTGTGTATGAAGCCGGCAGGGCTTTACGACTCCCTCGGTGTTGATATCCATGTGCCTGGCGAAATGGACGCCGGCTTACGGGTCGCGCGGGGTGAGCAGTCGCCAAGTTTTAACAAGGCCGATCGCGATTTAATTTATACCCTCTTACCTCATTTGGAGCGGGCACTGCGCCTGCATGTACGCTTAAATAAAATTGAGTCAGAACGCGCACTTTATGCCGGCGCAGTGGAAAGTTTGTCGCTGGCGACTATTATTCTAGATGAGAATGGTCGGGTGCTTAGTTGCAATCGCATGGCCGAACATTTGATTATTCGCGAACCCGATGTACGGGTTGAAGATGGGCGTTTAATCTTAGGAGACCAAGCGACAACCAAGAAGCTCCAGCGTCTCATAGACCGTATCCTCAGTCATAAGGTCGGGGATGAGCCCACGGTGGTGGAAGCGATGCGAGTTTGTCGAGACGGCGATTTTTCTGACCTTGGCGTGATTGCGCGGCCGGTACCGATGACCGAGTGGTCGGAGGGGAAGTCAGTACCCACCGTGGCGATATTTATTAGCGACCCGGAATACGGCGCTGAAGCGCCGGTGGCGGTAATCATTCAGCTCTTCGGCTTTACCCCTACCGAAGCGCAGTTATCGCTGTTATTAGCTGACGGCCTTTCCCTTGATGAGGCCTCAGCGGCGCTGGGTATGAGTCGCAATACGGCTCGCACACACTTGCGATCGATTTTTTCAAAAACCGGTGTCAGTCGCCAAACGTTATTAGTGCGCCTAATTCTTAAAAGTGTGGCACAGCTGGCCGACTAG
- the dmpG gene encoding 4-hydroxy-2-oxovalerate aldolase, which translates to MDLRGKKVVLHDMCLRDGMHAKQHQISLDEMKSIARGLDEAGMPLIEVTHGDGLGGASVNYGFPAHSDEEYLKAVIGVVKNAKISALLLPGIGTVDHLKMAADLGVTTIRVATHCTEADVSEQHIGMAAQMGLDTVGFLMMTHMIEAEQIVEQAKLMESFGANCIYCTDSAGYLLPDQVKERIALLRRELKPETELGFHAHHNLSLGVMNSLVAVEAGANRIDGSVAGLGAGAGNTPLEVLVAVMDRMGVNHGIDLYKIMDVAEDLVTPIMDSPIRIDRDSLTLGYAGVYSSFLLFAKRAAEKYGVSSRDILVELGKRRTVGGQEDMIEDLALDMAKARGLI; encoded by the coding sequence ATGGATTTACGCGGTAAAAAAGTCGTTTTACACGATATGTGCCTGCGCGATGGCATGCACGCCAAACAGCACCAAATCTCCTTGGACGAAATGAAGAGCATTGCTCGGGGCTTAGATGAGGCGGGTATGCCGCTAATTGAAGTGACCCACGGCGACGGCTTGGGCGGCGCTTCAGTGAATTATGGCTTCCCCGCTCACAGCGACGAAGAATACCTCAAAGCCGTGATTGGCGTTGTAAAAAACGCGAAAATTTCGGCCTTATTGCTGCCGGGTATTGGCACGGTTGATCACTTGAAGATGGCCGCAGATTTGGGCGTAACAACCATTCGGGTTGCCACCCACTGCACCGAAGCCGATGTTTCAGAGCAGCATATTGGCATGGCGGCCCAGATGGGCCTCGATACCGTCGGCTTCTTAATGATGACCCATATGATCGAGGCCGAGCAAATTGTCGAGCAGGCTAAGCTCATGGAGTCATTTGGTGCTAATTGTATTTATTGCACGGATTCTGCAGGTTATTTATTGCCAGACCAGGTTAAGGAGCGCATTGCGCTATTGCGTCGGGAGCTTAAGCCCGAGACTGAGCTTGGGTTTCACGCTCATCACAATCTCAGTTTAGGGGTGATGAACTCGCTGGTAGCGGTCGAGGCGGGTGCGAACCGCATCGACGGCTCGGTGGCAGGCTTGGGGGCCGGTGCAGGGAATACACCGCTGGAGGTCTTGGTGGCCGTTATGGACCGTATGGGGGTAAATCACGGTATTGATCTCTATAAAATTATGGATGTTGCCGAGGATTTGGTTACCCCCATCATGGATAGTCCAATAAGAATTGACCGAGATTCGCTGACCTTAGGTTATGCTGGTGTTTACTCCTCGTTCTTGCTGTTTGCCAAGCGCGCGGCTGAAAAATACGGGGTGTCATCCCGTGATATTCTGGTTGAGCTTGGCAAGCGCCGCACGGTCGGCGGGCAGGAGGATATGATTGAGGATTTGGCGCTGGATATGGCGAAGGCGCGCGGTTTAATTTAA
- a CDS encoding acetaldehyde dehydrogenase (acetylating), which produces MAEKIKAAIIGPGNIGTDLLMKALRSEFIEPVWMVGVDPDSPGLTRAADMGLKVTSAGVDGMVPTMRADGVQICFDATSAYVHAENSRKVNEQGALMIDLTPAAIGPYCVPPVNLNDALAEGCMNVNMVTCGGQATIPMVAAVSRVQKVSYGEIVATVSSRSVGPGTRKNIDEFTRTTAGAVEQVGGATKGKAIIVINPAEPPLMMRDTIHCLTVDTPDQAAITASVHAMVAEVQKYVPGYRLKNGPVFEGNRVSIFMEVEGLGDFLPKYAGNLDIMTAAGLRTAEMFAEEILAGRLTLKPTAA; this is translated from the coding sequence ATGGCTGAAAAAATTAAGGCAGCAATAATCGGTCCGGGCAATATTGGCACTGATTTATTGATGAAAGCACTTCGCTCTGAATTTATCGAGCCGGTGTGGATGGTGGGTGTTGATCCAGATTCACCGGGTTTAACGCGGGCCGCTGACATGGGCTTAAAGGTCACCTCTGCGGGTGTTGACGGTATGGTGCCAACGATGCGCGCAGATGGTGTGCAGATTTGCTTTGATGCAACGTCAGCCTATGTTCACGCGGAGAATTCGCGCAAGGTAAATGAACAGGGCGCTCTCATGATTGATTTGACGCCCGCGGCCATTGGTCCCTACTGCGTGCCGCCGGTTAATTTGAATGACGCGCTTGCCGAGGGCTGCATGAACGTCAATATGGTGACGTGCGGCGGCCAGGCAACCATACCAATGGTAGCGGCGGTGTCACGGGTACAAAAAGTGAGCTATGGCGAGATTGTCGCCACGGTGAGTTCGCGTTCTGTTGGGCCAGGCACTCGCAAAAATATTGATGAATTTACCCGCACAACGGCTGGCGCGGTTGAGCAAGTGGGCGGCGCGACCAAAGGTAAGGCGATTATTGTCATCAACCCTGCTGAGCCGCCATTGATGATGCGTGACACTATCCATTGCCTAACAGTTGATACGCCCGATCAGGCCGCAATAACGGCCTCAGTACATGCCATGGTTGCTGAAGTGCAAAAATACGTACCCGGTTACCGCCTTAAAAATGGCCCAGTGTTCGAAGGCAATCGGGTCTCCATTTTTATGGAAGTTGAGGGGCTTGGCGACTTTTTGCCTAAATACGCGGGTAATCTCGACATTATGACTGCAGCGGGTTTGCGCACCGCTGAAATGTTTGCCGAAGAAATATTGGCTGGCCGTTTAACATTAAAGCCGACGGCTGCTTAA
- a CDS encoding fumarylacetoacetate hydrolase family protein, which translates to MHKQEIEALGNALYTAMRSFQPISPLTEQAPGITLDDAYYISLQMLKRRLEDDGEVVVGKKIGVTSKVVQDMLGVHQPDFGFLTDAMAYANGADVPVAGNMIQPRAEAEIGFKLKADLQGPGVTEADVLAATECIMPCFEIVDSRISDWKIQIQDTVADNASCGVYVLGDSSADPKGLDLPNLKITVWKNGELLSEGLGSAVQGNPLTAVAWLANTLGRFGIPFKAGEVILSGSLVPLEPVQAGDKMTMELHGIGRAAVQFV; encoded by the coding sequence ATGCACAAACAAGAAATTGAAGCGCTGGGTAATGCCTTGTATACCGCAATGCGCAGCTTTCAGCCTATCTCACCGCTCACTGAGCAAGCGCCAGGTATTACGCTTGATGATGCCTATTATATTTCTCTGCAGATGCTAAAGCGTCGTCTAGAAGATGACGGCGAAGTGGTGGTTGGTAAAAAAATCGGGGTGACCAGCAAAGTAGTACAGGACATGCTCGGTGTTCATCAACCTGATTTTGGCTTTTTAACTGATGCGATGGCGTACGCCAACGGCGCCGATGTGCCGGTTGCCGGTAATATGATTCAGCCTCGCGCAGAAGCCGAAATTGGTTTTAAGCTCAAAGCCGACCTACAGGGCCCCGGCGTCACCGAGGCCGATGTTTTGGCCGCTACCGAATGTATTATGCCGTGTTTTGAAATTGTCGATTCGCGTATTAGCGATTGGAAAATTCAAATCCAAGACACGGTTGCTGACAATGCTTCTTGCGGTGTTTATGTGCTTGGCGATAGCAGCGCAGACCCGAAGGGTTTGGATTTACCCAATTTAAAAATTACCGTGTGGAAAAATGGCGAGTTGCTCAGTGAAGGTCTGGGTAGTGCAGTGCAGGGCAACCCACTCACGGCAGTGGCCTGGCTAGCGAATACCTTGGGCCGCTTTGGGATTCCCTTTAAAGCCGGCGAGGTTATTTTGTCGGGTTCACTCGTGCCACTTGAGCCCGTTCAAGCTGGCGACAAAATGACCATGGAGTTACACGGAATTGGTCGCGCCGCTGTGCAGTTTGTGTAA
- a CDS encoding alpha/beta fold hydrolase, with protein sequence MALQIAGLPEGQYATLANGQRIHYLDQGAGPIVVFLHGSGSGASGHSNFKYNYPYLVDQGFRVIVPDLIGYGYSDKPDDVQYHLDFFVECIQQLLAQLDVERCVLIGNSLGGAIAIKYTLDNPACVDKLVLMAPGGIEEQADYFHMPGMQVMKEVFTSGPMAPERLEDFIRRGLVYDDSIVDQQLINERWGIFQQQNSQVITSMVVPNMASRLQEIECPVLAFWGVNEQMMPETGIQTLAKNCRHIRLTLVSECGHWVMVEHRDMFNRNTADFLRNN encoded by the coding sequence ATGGCATTACAGATCGCGGGTTTACCAGAGGGTCAGTATGCCACGCTAGCGAATGGCCAGCGTATTCACTACTTGGATCAAGGCGCTGGGCCTATTGTGGTATTTCTACACGGCAGCGGCAGCGGCGCAAGCGGGCACAGTAATTTCAAGTACAACTACCCTTATTTAGTTGACCAAGGCTTTCGCGTCATCGTGCCGGATCTTATTGGCTATGGTTATTCCGATAAGCCCGACGATGTGCAATATCACTTGGATTTTTTTGTTGAATGCATTCAGCAATTACTCGCCCAGCTTGATGTTGAACGCTGTGTTCTCATTGGCAACTCTTTAGGCGGTGCCATTGCCATTAAATACACCTTAGACAACCCCGCCTGTGTGGATAAATTGGTACTGATGGCGCCGGGTGGTATTGAGGAACAGGCAGATTATTTTCATATGCCCGGTATGCAGGTGATGAAGGAGGTCTTCACCTCTGGGCCGATGGCGCCAGAGCGCTTAGAGGACTTTATTCGCCGGGGCTTGGTGTACGACGATAGCATCGTTGACCAACAGCTTATTAATGAGCGCTGGGGCATATTTCAACAACAAAATAGCCAAGTTATCACCTCGATGGTGGTGCCCAATATGGCGTCTCGCCTCCAAGAAATCGAATGTCCAGTTTTGGCATTTTGGGGCGTGAATGAACAAATGATGCCGGAAACCGGCATACAAACCCTCGCCAAAAATTGTCGCCATATTCGTTTAACCCTAGTTTCTGAGTGTGGCCACTGGGTCATGGTGGAACACCGGGACATGTTTAATCGCAATACCGCCGATTTTTTGAGAAATAATTAA
- a CDS encoding SDR family NAD(P)-dependent oxidoreductase: MSAQNTLIALVTGASRGAGKGIALALGDAGATVYVTGRSAKEGEASLPGTVFATAEEVSRRGGRGIPVVCDHADDSQVESLFAQIAAEQGRLDLLVNNALCVPDGLTIAGPFWEKPLALQALLDVGLRSTYVASYFAAPLLLKSTRGLIINTSSPGGRSYLHGPAYGAGKAAVDKMAHDMAVDFKAYDVAVVALWMGILKTERTMAAIDAQPELYGHMLAIAESPEYSGRVIAALSQDPQRMQYSGKVCMAAELGEHYGVVDIDGRQPPSPRAIFGGVTEFGDVVIQ, encoded by the coding sequence ATGTCGGCTCAAAATACCTTAATAGCTTTGGTCACTGGGGCCAGTCGTGGTGCAGGGAAGGGTATCGCGCTCGCTTTGGGTGATGCTGGGGCCACGGTATATGTTACTGGGCGCAGTGCTAAGGAAGGCGAGGCGTCACTGCCGGGCACGGTATTTGCGACTGCCGAGGAAGTTAGCCGCCGCGGTGGCCGAGGAATTCCGGTGGTGTGCGACCATGCAGACGACAGTCAGGTCGAATCACTTTTTGCACAAATAGCCGCCGAACAGGGTCGTCTCGATCTCTTAGTTAACAATGCACTGTGTGTTCCCGACGGTTTAACCATCGCCGGGCCTTTTTGGGAGAAGCCTTTAGCATTACAGGCGCTTTTAGATGTTGGCCTGCGTTCGACTTATGTGGCGAGCTATTTTGCGGCGCCACTGCTCTTGAAAAGCACAAGGGGGCTGATCATTAATACCTCGTCACCCGGTGGCCGCAGTTATTTGCATGGTCCTGCGTATGGCGCGGGCAAGGCCGCCGTCGATAAAATGGCCCACGATATGGCGGTGGATTTTAAAGCCTACGATGTGGCGGTAGTTGCCTTGTGGATGGGAATTTTAAAAACAGAGAGAACAATGGCCGCTATTGATGCCCAGCCTGAATTATATGGCCACATGTTGGCGATAGCCGAATCGCCAGAATACAGCGGTCGGGTTATCGCTGCGCTCTCTCAAGATCCTCAGCGTATGCAATACAGCGGCAAAGTGTGTATGGCCGCAGAGCTTGGCGAGCACTACGGCGTCGTCGATATTGATGGTCGGCAGCCGCCGTCGCCACGCGCCATTTTTGGCGGAGTTACCGAGTTTGGCGACGTTGTTATTCAATAG
- a CDS encoding transglutaminase family protein, which produces MKYRVKHSTRYDYADQVNQGYNVAYLIPRECNGQRVNFSDIRIIPTPASKIKRVDYFGNVVCHFTVEKPHRTLEVIVDSEVEIAPSEPRLLSGGITCAEVRAALINGSNTEDVKASEFCFDSPMIAVTRELSEFAVDLFSPDRPFLEAVSALNSRIFNDFKYDPGFSTVATPLKDVMASRRGVCQDFAHLAIGVLRGMGFAARYVSGYLETLPPPGQVKLAGADASHAWFAVYIPGDDWQDFDPTNDVMPADQHITTAWGRDYSDVTPLKGVVFGGGGKQVLSVAVDVSRAESPSERALFAANGAPTRRLDDPVAQSPGLPNQQSQSQQNQSQAQASPTQALQSQTQSQLPPRSV; this is translated from the coding sequence ATGAAATACCGCGTCAAACATTCAACACGCTATGATTATGCCGATCAAGTGAACCAAGGCTATAACGTTGCCTATCTTATTCCGCGCGAGTGCAATGGGCAGCGGGTGAATTTTAGTGATATTCGAATTATTCCGACGCCGGCAAGCAAAATTAAACGGGTCGATTATTTCGGTAATGTCGTTTGCCACTTTACGGTGGAAAAGCCCCACCGAACCCTCGAAGTCATTGTTGATAGTGAAGTGGAAATTGCGCCGTCGGAGCCGCGCTTGCTTAGTGGCGGTATTACCTGCGCGGAGGTGCGTGCAGCGCTTATAAATGGCAGTAATACGGAAGATGTAAAAGCATCCGAATTTTGTTTTGATTCCCCAATGATTGCGGTAACAAGAGAGCTAAGTGAATTCGCGGTCGATTTATTTAGTCCGGATCGCCCGTTTCTGGAAGCAGTGAGCGCACTAAATTCGCGTATTTTTAATGACTTTAAATACGATCCGGGCTTTTCAACGGTGGCTACGCCACTGAAAGATGTGATGGCGAGTCGTCGTGGTGTATGCCAAGACTTTGCACACCTCGCCATTGGTGTTTTGCGGGGCATGGGGTTTGCCGCGCGCTATGTTAGTGGCTACCTAGAGACCTTGCCGCCGCCAGGTCAGGTCAAACTGGCGGGCGCAGATGCATCTCATGCGTGGTTTGCGGTTTATATTCCCGGTGATGATTGGCAAGATTTTGACCCCACCAATGATGTTATGCCTGCGGATCAGCATATTACTACCGCTTGGGGGCGGGATTATTCTGATGTAACACCCTTAAAGGGCGTGGTATTTGGTGGCGGCGGTAAGCAAGTGTTGTCGGTGGCCGTGGACGTGTCACGGGCGGAGTCGCCCTCCGAACGCGCCTTGTTTGCTGCCAATGGCGCTCCTACTCGGCGTTTGGACGATCCGGTGGCGCAAAGCCCCGGGCTGCCCAATCAGCAGAGTCAGAGCCAACAGAACCAGAGCCAGGCCCAGGCCAGCCCCACTCAAGCTTTGCAATCGCAAACTCAGTCACAACTGCCGCCGCGCAGCGTATAA